A single Phragmites australis chromosome 4, lpPhrAust1.1, whole genome shotgun sequence DNA region contains:
- the LOC133914530 gene encoding transcription repressor OFP8-like — translation MKATTRRGAAGGLPSKKKKKKAARGFMCGCGGSKSVSTISRAAANISSVTTTPTETATTASAAKPVSAAKKTVVSCYRGVDADDAGASAEGTPGVDALLRQLRELERGVRALGVREREDDVGAEGNAPRRPRHRRSASDWEVGGGVGRLESESVAVVTESADPLRDFRWSMVQMIEENGITGGAELRGLLQRFLALNSARHHHLILRAFADVWEELFAGGGRAPPPPAPEISYSSRASKQSR, via the coding sequence ATGAAAGCGACGACACGGCGCGGCGCGGCCGGGGGCCTACcgtccaagaagaagaagaagaaggccgcGCGCGGCTTCATGTGCGGCTGCGGCGGCTCCAAGTCGGTCTCAACCatctcccgcgccgccgccaaCATTTCCTCTGTCACGACGACACCGACGGAAACCGCAACAACGGCGTCTGCGGCGAAGCCAGTGTCAGCAGCGAAGAAGACGGTCGTGTCGTGCTACCGTGGCGTGGACGCCGACGACGCGGGCGCGAGCGCGGAGGGCACGCCCGGCGTGGACGCGCTCCTGCGGCAGTTGCGCGAGCTGGAGCGCGGCGTCCGCGCGCTGGGCGTCCGGGAACGGGAGGACGACGTCGGCGCCGAGGGCAACGCGCCAAGAAGGCCGCGGCACAGGCGGAGCGCGAGCGACTGGGAAGTaggaggcggcgtcgggcgcCTGGAGTCCGAGAGCGTGGCGGTGGTGACTGAGTCGGCGGACCCGCTGCGCGACTTTCGGTGGTCGATGGTGCAGATGATCGAGGAGAACGGGATCACCGGCGGCGCGGAGCtgcgggggctgctgcagcggtTCCTGGCGCTTAACTCGgcgcgccaccaccacctcatCCTCCGCGCCTTCGCCGACGTCTGGGAGGAGCtcttcgccggcggcggccgcgcaCCACCACCTCCGGCTCCAGAAATCTCGTACAGCAGTAGAGCTAGCAAACAGTCGCGCTGA
- the LOC133917024 gene encoding uncharacterized protein LOC133917024 isoform X1, translating to MGARPPRCSPASSAGPPLSAPRSTASWSGGGTDLSGGSAWLLRACCRYKFDDECITKEGNRMALGEQYGFEEDDLWHLPPEKSKENILLFFILYNLEEEELCFVRSLLIKASGKLPEILTKLSEMAGFTPCEEIELHESRVKFTFASISCKYSQEPTLGVLHLRLQLCKNFCRSNSSSMRPGFAPMGPCSISWIMSLRSLAIHPRNLRAFVFRTLPKLIVLSPGLLNKFREEHVHPPLMEISAGKLPELPREILMDIFALLEIPDLVRVGSVCSSWNSAYTSLCNIGQYKQSQTPCLLYTSESAGENVACLYSLAEKRAYKLTLPELPIHRRYLIGSSHGWMVTVDEWSEMHLVNPITCEQIALPSVITIEQVKPIYDDGGAICKYHYSMHTAQSVFRRPLTLDLGKLRYYFHHKALVFYDTSSGSYIVVFIHNPFGQLLFARLGDVKWTWLPSHRNFQDCIYKDGLLYAVTSFGEIIAFDLSGSVVTTKIIMDRVKNHCGSESVYIVQAPWGDLLQVWRPVIRIKEEHKATFENTAKWMEIYKVCTVTKKLVRIDNLDDHVLFLVSNQSLCSRAEEYPQLKPNHVYFTDDFEGRPFACERGYRLDIGVLNFGNKSMEEIISPRPWSNCQAPLLIILNPRKMDSALHI from the exons ATGGGAGCGCGGCCTCCCAGGTGCTCGCCGGCCTCCTCGGCCGGGCCGCCACTCTCTGCGCCGAGGTCAACCGCATCCtggagcggcggcggcacggaTCTGAGCGGCGGCTCGGCATGGCTTCTCCGGGCGTGTTGCAG GTACAAATTTGACGATGAGTGTATAACAAAAGAAGGTAATAGGATGGCCCTTGGAGAGCAATATGGGTTTGAGGAAGAT GATTTGTGGCATCTCCCTCCTGAGAAGAGCAAGgaaaatattcttcttttcttcataCTCTACAATCTCGAAGAGGAAGAACTTTG TTTTGTGAGGAGTCTCTTAATAAAGGCCTCGGGAAAGCTTCCAGAAATCCTGACAAAACTAAGTGAAATGGCTGGATTTACGCCATGTGAAGAAATTGAACTTCATGAGTCAAGAGTTAAATTCACATTTGCAAGCATTTCCTGTAAGTATAGTCAGGAGCCAACCCTTGGTGTGCTCCATCTGAGGTTGCAACTTTGCAAGAATTTCTGCAGAAGCAATTCATCTTCCATGAGACCTGGTTTTGCTCCAATGGGGCCCTGTAGCATAAGCTGGATAATGAGCTTACGGAGTCTAGCTATACACCCGAGAAATTTACGCGCTTTTGTATTCAGAACTTTGCCTAAGCTCATAGTGCTTTCTCCTGGTTTATTGAATAAATTCCGAGAAGAACATGTTCATCCACCACTGATGGAGATTTCGGCAGGAAAATTGCCAGAGCTGCCCCGGGAAATCCTGATGGATATATTTGCCCTTCTGGAGATCCCTGATCTCGTGCGTGTGGGCTCTGTCTGCTCCTCCTGGAACTCTGCGTATACCAGCTTATGTAACATTGGGCAGTACAAACAGTCGCAGACACCATGCCTCCTCTACACTTCCGAATCTGCTGGTGAGAATGTTGCTTGCCTCTACAGCCTTGCCGAAAAGAGGGCCTACAAATTAACTCTCCCGGAGCTGCCCATCCACAGAAGGTATCTGATTGGGTCCTCACATGGGTGGATGGTTACTGTTGATGAGTGGTCTGAGATGCACCTTGTCAATCCAATCACTTGTGAACAGATTGCTCTGCCATCAGTGATCACCATTGAGCAGGTGAAACCCATTTATGACGATGGAGGTGCAATTTGTAAGTATCATTACTCAATGCACACTGCACAGTCAGTTTTTAGACGGCCCTTAACACTTGATCTTGGCAAGTTGCGTTACTACTTCCATCATAAGGCACTTGTATTTTATGATACATCTTCAGGAAGCTATATCGTGGTGTTCATCCACAATCCATTTGGGCAGCTTTTATTTGCTAGGTTAGGGGATGTGAAGTGGACCTGGCTGCCATCTCACAGAAATTTTCAGGACTGCATCTACAAGGATGGTCTGTTATATGCAGTGACATCATTTGGCGAAATTATCGCCTTCGATCTCAGTGGGTCTGTGGTCACGACAAAGATAATTATGGACAGGGTAAAGAATCATTGTGGGAGTGAGAGTGTTTACATTGTTCAGGCTCCATGGGGCGATCTACTGCAAGTTTGGAGACCAGTCATTCGGATAAAAGAAGAGCACAAGGCAACATTTGAGAACACTGCTAAGTGGATGgaaatatataaagtttgtaCTGTGACCAAAAAACTAGTGCGAATAGATAACTTGGATGACCATGTATTGTTTCTAGTGAGTAACCAATCACTTTGTTCCCGTGCTGAGGAATATCCACAGTTGAAACCAAATCATGTCTACTTCACAGATGATTTTGAGGGCAGGCCTTTTGCCTGCGAGCGGGGTTACCGCCTTGATATTGGAGTCCTTAACTTTGGCAACAAGAGCATGGAGGAGATTATATCTCCTCGGCCTTGGTCCAACTGCCAGGCTCCTTTGCTGATCATACTAAATCCCAGGAAGATGGATTCAGCATTGCACATTTAG
- the LOC133917024 gene encoding probable F-box protein At4g22165 isoform X2 — protein sequence MASPGVLQDLWHLPPEKSKENILLFFILYNLEEEELCFVRSLLIKASGKLPEILTKLSEMAGFTPCEEIELHESRVKFTFASISCKYSQEPTLGVLHLRLQLCKNFCRSNSSSMRPGFAPMGPCSISWIMSLRSLAIHPRNLRAFVFRTLPKLIVLSPGLLNKFREEHVHPPLMEISAGKLPELPREILMDIFALLEIPDLVRVGSVCSSWNSAYTSLCNIGQYKQSQTPCLLYTSESAGENVACLYSLAEKRAYKLTLPELPIHRRYLIGSSHGWMVTVDEWSEMHLVNPITCEQIALPSVITIEQVKPIYDDGGAICKYHYSMHTAQSVFRRPLTLDLGKLRYYFHHKALVFYDTSSGSYIVVFIHNPFGQLLFARLGDVKWTWLPSHRNFQDCIYKDGLLYAVTSFGEIIAFDLSGSVVTTKIIMDRVKNHCGSESVYIVQAPWGDLLQVWRPVIRIKEEHKATFENTAKWMEIYKVCTVTKKLVRIDNLDDHVLFLVSNQSLCSRAEEYPQLKPNHVYFTDDFEGRPFACERGYRLDIGVLNFGNKSMEEIISPRPWSNCQAPLLIILNPRKMDSALHI from the exons ATGGCTTCTCCGGGCGTGTTGCAG GATTTGTGGCATCTCCCTCCTGAGAAGAGCAAGgaaaatattcttcttttcttcataCTCTACAATCTCGAAGAGGAAGAACTTTG TTTTGTGAGGAGTCTCTTAATAAAGGCCTCGGGAAAGCTTCCAGAAATCCTGACAAAACTAAGTGAAATGGCTGGATTTACGCCATGTGAAGAAATTGAACTTCATGAGTCAAGAGTTAAATTCACATTTGCAAGCATTTCCTGTAAGTATAGTCAGGAGCCAACCCTTGGTGTGCTCCATCTGAGGTTGCAACTTTGCAAGAATTTCTGCAGAAGCAATTCATCTTCCATGAGACCTGGTTTTGCTCCAATGGGGCCCTGTAGCATAAGCTGGATAATGAGCTTACGGAGTCTAGCTATACACCCGAGAAATTTACGCGCTTTTGTATTCAGAACTTTGCCTAAGCTCATAGTGCTTTCTCCTGGTTTATTGAATAAATTCCGAGAAGAACATGTTCATCCACCACTGATGGAGATTTCGGCAGGAAAATTGCCAGAGCTGCCCCGGGAAATCCTGATGGATATATTTGCCCTTCTGGAGATCCCTGATCTCGTGCGTGTGGGCTCTGTCTGCTCCTCCTGGAACTCTGCGTATACCAGCTTATGTAACATTGGGCAGTACAAACAGTCGCAGACACCATGCCTCCTCTACACTTCCGAATCTGCTGGTGAGAATGTTGCTTGCCTCTACAGCCTTGCCGAAAAGAGGGCCTACAAATTAACTCTCCCGGAGCTGCCCATCCACAGAAGGTATCTGATTGGGTCCTCACATGGGTGGATGGTTACTGTTGATGAGTGGTCTGAGATGCACCTTGTCAATCCAATCACTTGTGAACAGATTGCTCTGCCATCAGTGATCACCATTGAGCAGGTGAAACCCATTTATGACGATGGAGGTGCAATTTGTAAGTATCATTACTCAATGCACACTGCACAGTCAGTTTTTAGACGGCCCTTAACACTTGATCTTGGCAAGTTGCGTTACTACTTCCATCATAAGGCACTTGTATTTTATGATACATCTTCAGGAAGCTATATCGTGGTGTTCATCCACAATCCATTTGGGCAGCTTTTATTTGCTAGGTTAGGGGATGTGAAGTGGACCTGGCTGCCATCTCACAGAAATTTTCAGGACTGCATCTACAAGGATGGTCTGTTATATGCAGTGACATCATTTGGCGAAATTATCGCCTTCGATCTCAGTGGGTCTGTGGTCACGACAAAGATAATTATGGACAGGGTAAAGAATCATTGTGGGAGTGAGAGTGTTTACATTGTTCAGGCTCCATGGGGCGATCTACTGCAAGTTTGGAGACCAGTCATTCGGATAAAAGAAGAGCACAAGGCAACATTTGAGAACACTGCTAAGTGGATGgaaatatataaagtttgtaCTGTGACCAAAAAACTAGTGCGAATAGATAACTTGGATGACCATGTATTGTTTCTAGTGAGTAACCAATCACTTTGTTCCCGTGCTGAGGAATATCCACAGTTGAAACCAAATCATGTCTACTTCACAGATGATTTTGAGGGCAGGCCTTTTGCCTGCGAGCGGGGTTACCGCCTTGATATTGGAGTCCTTAACTTTGGCAACAAGAGCATGGAGGAGATTATATCTCCTCGGCCTTGGTCCAACTGCCAGGCTCCTTTGCTGATCATACTAAATCCCAGGAAGATGGATTCAGCATTGCACATTTAG
- the LOC133917024 gene encoding probable F-box protein At4g22165 isoform X3, with the protein MAGFTPCEEIELHESRVKFTFASISCKYSQEPTLGVLHLRLQLCKNFCRSNSSSMRPGFAPMGPCSISWIMSLRSLAIHPRNLRAFVFRTLPKLIVLSPGLLNKFREEHVHPPLMEISAGKLPELPREILMDIFALLEIPDLVRVGSVCSSWNSAYTSLCNIGQYKQSQTPCLLYTSESAGENVACLYSLAEKRAYKLTLPELPIHRRYLIGSSHGWMVTVDEWSEMHLVNPITCEQIALPSVITIEQVKPIYDDGGAICKYHYSMHTAQSVFRRPLTLDLGKLRYYFHHKALVFYDTSSGSYIVVFIHNPFGQLLFARLGDVKWTWLPSHRNFQDCIYKDGLLYAVTSFGEIIAFDLSGSVVTTKIIMDRVKNHCGSESVYIVQAPWGDLLQVWRPVIRIKEEHKATFENTAKWMEIYKVCTVTKKLVRIDNLDDHVLFLVSNQSLCSRAEEYPQLKPNHVYFTDDFEGRPFACERGYRLDIGVLNFGNKSMEEIISPRPWSNCQAPLLIILNPRKMDSALHI; encoded by the coding sequence ATGGCTGGATTTACGCCATGTGAAGAAATTGAACTTCATGAGTCAAGAGTTAAATTCACATTTGCAAGCATTTCCTGTAAGTATAGTCAGGAGCCAACCCTTGGTGTGCTCCATCTGAGGTTGCAACTTTGCAAGAATTTCTGCAGAAGCAATTCATCTTCCATGAGACCTGGTTTTGCTCCAATGGGGCCCTGTAGCATAAGCTGGATAATGAGCTTACGGAGTCTAGCTATACACCCGAGAAATTTACGCGCTTTTGTATTCAGAACTTTGCCTAAGCTCATAGTGCTTTCTCCTGGTTTATTGAATAAATTCCGAGAAGAACATGTTCATCCACCACTGATGGAGATTTCGGCAGGAAAATTGCCAGAGCTGCCCCGGGAAATCCTGATGGATATATTTGCCCTTCTGGAGATCCCTGATCTCGTGCGTGTGGGCTCTGTCTGCTCCTCCTGGAACTCTGCGTATACCAGCTTATGTAACATTGGGCAGTACAAACAGTCGCAGACACCATGCCTCCTCTACACTTCCGAATCTGCTGGTGAGAATGTTGCTTGCCTCTACAGCCTTGCCGAAAAGAGGGCCTACAAATTAACTCTCCCGGAGCTGCCCATCCACAGAAGGTATCTGATTGGGTCCTCACATGGGTGGATGGTTACTGTTGATGAGTGGTCTGAGATGCACCTTGTCAATCCAATCACTTGTGAACAGATTGCTCTGCCATCAGTGATCACCATTGAGCAGGTGAAACCCATTTATGACGATGGAGGTGCAATTTGTAAGTATCATTACTCAATGCACACTGCACAGTCAGTTTTTAGACGGCCCTTAACACTTGATCTTGGCAAGTTGCGTTACTACTTCCATCATAAGGCACTTGTATTTTATGATACATCTTCAGGAAGCTATATCGTGGTGTTCATCCACAATCCATTTGGGCAGCTTTTATTTGCTAGGTTAGGGGATGTGAAGTGGACCTGGCTGCCATCTCACAGAAATTTTCAGGACTGCATCTACAAGGATGGTCTGTTATATGCAGTGACATCATTTGGCGAAATTATCGCCTTCGATCTCAGTGGGTCTGTGGTCACGACAAAGATAATTATGGACAGGGTAAAGAATCATTGTGGGAGTGAGAGTGTTTACATTGTTCAGGCTCCATGGGGCGATCTACTGCAAGTTTGGAGACCAGTCATTCGGATAAAAGAAGAGCACAAGGCAACATTTGAGAACACTGCTAAGTGGATGgaaatatataaagtttgtaCTGTGACCAAAAAACTAGTGCGAATAGATAACTTGGATGACCATGTATTGTTTCTAGTGAGTAACCAATCACTTTGTTCCCGTGCTGAGGAATATCCACAGTTGAAACCAAATCATGTCTACTTCACAGATGATTTTGAGGGCAGGCCTTTTGCCTGCGAGCGGGGTTACCGCCTTGATATTGGAGTCCTTAACTTTGGCAACAAGAGCATGGAGGAGATTATATCTCCTCGGCCTTGGTCCAACTGCCAGGCTCCTTTGCTGATCATACTAAATCCCAGGAAGATGGATTCAGCATTGCACATTTAG